The following coding sequences lie in one Pseudomonas syringae CC1557 genomic window:
- a CDS encoding ABC transporter ATP-binding protein, whose product MSSALSIRQLTKTYGNGFQALSGIDLDVAEGDFFALLGPNGAGKSTTIGIISTLVNKTSGTVNIFGHDLDREPAALKRCIGVVPQEFNFNQFEKTFDIVVTQAGYYGIPAKIARERAEQYLTQLGLWDKRDVPSRSLSGGMKRRLMIARALIHEPRLLILDEPTAGVDIELRRSMWTFLTELNRKGITIILTTHYLEEAEQLCRNIGIIDHGVIVQNTGMKQLLATLTVETFVLDLKESWQSAPQLPGFPCRLLDSHTLEVQVDKNVGITALFSQLAFQNIEVLSLRNKSNRLEELFVSLVEKNLAKVAV is encoded by the coding sequence ATGTCTTCTGCTCTGTCCATTCGGCAGCTCACCAAAACCTACGGCAACGGTTTCCAGGCCTTGAGTGGCATCGACCTGGACGTGGCTGAAGGTGATTTCTTCGCTTTGCTTGGCCCTAACGGTGCCGGCAAATCCACTACCATCGGTATCATCTCGACACTGGTCAACAAGACCAGCGGAACGGTGAACATCTTCGGCCACGACCTGGATCGCGAGCCTGCTGCGCTGAAACGCTGCATTGGCGTGGTGCCGCAGGAGTTCAACTTCAACCAGTTCGAGAAGACATTCGACATCGTCGTGACTCAGGCTGGTTACTACGGCATCCCGGCGAAGATCGCCAGGGAGCGTGCCGAGCAGTACCTGACCCAGTTGGGCCTGTGGGACAAGCGCGACGTGCCTTCACGCTCGCTGTCCGGCGGCATGAAGCGACGTCTGATGATTGCCCGCGCGCTGATTCACGAGCCGCGGCTGCTGATCCTCGACGAGCCCACCGCGGGTGTGGACATCGAACTGCGCCGCTCGATGTGGACCTTTCTCACTGAGCTGAACAGAAAGGGCATCACCATCATTCTGACCACTCACTACCTGGAAGAGGCCGAGCAGCTGTGCCGCAACATCGGCATCATCGACCATGGGGTGATTGTGCAAAACACCGGCATGAAGCAATTGCTCGCCACGCTGACCGTCGAAACGTTCGTGCTGGACCTCAAGGAATCCTGGCAGAGCGCTCCGCAATTGCCCGGTTTTCCCTGCCGCCTGCTGGACAGCCACACCCTGGAAGTCCAGGTCGACAAGAATGTCGGCATCACCGCGTTGTTCAGCCAGTTGGCGTTCCAGAACATCGAAGTGCTGAGCCTGCGTAATAAATCCAATCGCCTTGAGGAGTTGTTTGTGTCTCTGGTTGAGAAAAACCTGGCGAAGGTGGCGGTATGA
- a CDS encoding glutathione S-transferase has translation MLKIWGRKNSSNVRKALWIAEEVGVAYETQDAGGAFGLVDEAAYRAKNPNGRIPMIEDGDFVLWESNAIVRYLAARYAPDSDLYPTDVQARALADKWMDWTTSTIAGPISPVFWGVVRTPADKQDWIAIEQGIKTLHSLLQIADDALSRQPWLSGETFGMGDIPLGCFAYSWFEMPIERPPLPHLQAWYERLKARPAYRKAVMSPLT, from the coding sequence ATGCTTAAGATCTGGGGACGGAAAAATTCCAGCAATGTGCGCAAGGCACTCTGGATTGCCGAGGAAGTCGGGGTTGCGTACGAAACGCAGGATGCCGGTGGCGCATTCGGGCTGGTCGACGAGGCTGCCTACCGGGCGAAGAACCCCAACGGCCGTATTCCGATGATCGAGGACGGTGACTTCGTGCTGTGGGAGTCCAACGCCATCGTGCGTTATCTGGCTGCCCGCTATGCTCCGGATTCCGACCTTTACCCAACTGACGTACAGGCGCGCGCGCTGGCCGACAAGTGGATGGACTGGACGACGTCGACCATTGCCGGTCCGATCAGCCCGGTATTCTGGGGTGTGGTGCGAACGCCAGCCGACAAGCAGGACTGGATAGCCATTGAGCAGGGCATCAAAACTCTGCACAGTCTGCTGCAGATCGCCGATGACGCCCTGTCCCGTCAGCCCTGGCTGTCCGGCGAGACATTCGGCATGGGCGACATTCCCCTGGGATGCTTTGCATACAGCTGGTTTGAAATGCCGATTGAACGTCCGCCATTGCCTCACCTCCAAGCCTGGTATGAGCGACTCAAGGCCCGCCCGGCGTATCGCAAGGCGGTCATGAGCCCGTTGACCTGA
- a CDS encoding acyl-CoA dehydrogenase encodes MLLLWIVVLVVGIAWLAHRRTDPLPALGVVAVYLLAMGVFSHAPGWLLTVFWLLWLAVFIPLILPDLRRKHFTAPMFSWFQKVLPPMSETERDAIDAGTVWWDGELFSGRPDWDKLLAYPKVQLTEEEQAFIDGPTEDLCAMVSDWEIGQAMDLPPEAWAHMKEHGFFALIIPKEFGGKGFSAYAHSQVAMKLATRSGDLASTVMVPNSLGPAELLLHYGTDEQRNHYLPRLARGEDIPCFALTGPLAGSDAGAMPDTGIICKGQWQGEEVIGLRLTWEKRYITLGPVATLLGLAFKAYDPEHLLGEEDDLGISLALIPTDTPGVEIGRRHLPLGAAFMNGPNSGKDVFVPLSYLIGGQPMLGKGWMMLMNCLSVGRSISLPAVGTGAAKYTSLVTGQYAKVREQFNVPLSAFEGIQEALARIGGNAWLMDSARMLTANAVDLGEKPSVLSAILKYHLTERGRECIGHAMDVHGGKGIIMGPNNYLGRNWQGAPIFITVEGANILSRNLMIFGQGAIRCHPFVLKEMALAGREDKQQALAEFDTLLLKHIGFAVSNAASTLILNLGFGHFERVPGNSLSQGYFRALNRQAAAFAMLADLSMMLLGGELKRRERLSARLGDVLSHMYLASAALKRYHDLGSPDHMSPLFRWAMEESLGHSERAMDEILSNFPNRVLGGLLRAVVFPFGRRHKGPSDKLDAEVAQVLGRTKGDPTLEELLAGCYRPQSAEDPVGALQHAVDLLSTAYPLHKKLQVALKSGQVKPEAGEHAIDAALRIGVLQADEVQTLRAAEAARRVVIDVDDFDKEELTLTAGKIR; translated from the coding sequence ATGCTGTTGTTGTGGATTGTAGTGCTGGTCGTCGGCATTGCCTGGCTGGCTCACAGACGGACCGACCCGCTCCCGGCGCTTGGTGTAGTGGCTGTTTACCTGCTGGCCATGGGCGTTTTCAGCCACGCGCCAGGATGGCTGCTGACCGTATTCTGGCTGTTGTGGCTAGCGGTATTCATACCGCTGATACTGCCCGATCTGCGTCGCAAGCATTTCACCGCACCGATGTTCAGTTGGTTCCAGAAAGTGTTGCCGCCCATGTCCGAAACCGAGCGCGACGCGATCGATGCCGGGACTGTCTGGTGGGACGGCGAGCTGTTCAGCGGTCGTCCGGACTGGGACAAGTTACTGGCTTATCCAAAGGTCCAACTGACCGAAGAAGAGCAGGCCTTTATTGACGGCCCGACCGAAGATCTGTGTGCGATGGTCAGCGATTGGGAGATCGGTCAGGCGATGGACCTGCCGCCCGAAGCCTGGGCGCACATGAAAGAGCACGGTTTCTTCGCCTTGATCATTCCGAAAGAATTCGGCGGCAAGGGCTTCTCGGCGTACGCCCACTCTCAGGTTGCCATGAAACTGGCCACCCGCAGCGGCGATCTGGCGTCCACCGTGATGGTCCCCAACTCCCTAGGCCCTGCTGAATTGCTGCTGCATTACGGCACCGACGAGCAACGCAACCACTATCTGCCGCGTCTGGCTCGCGGTGAAGACATCCCGTGCTTCGCACTGACCGGCCCGCTCGCGGGCTCCGATGCAGGCGCGATGCCCGATACCGGCATCATCTGCAAGGGCCAGTGGCAAGGCGAAGAAGTCATCGGCCTGCGCCTGACTTGGGAAAAACGCTACATCACCCTCGGCCCGGTGGCCACCCTGCTCGGCCTGGCGTTCAAGGCTTACGACCCCGAACACCTGCTCGGCGAGGAAGATGACCTGGGCATCAGCCTCGCGTTGATCCCGACTGACACACCGGGCGTCGAAATCGGCCGTCGTCATCTGCCACTGGGGGCGGCGTTCATGAACGGCCCTAACTCGGGCAAGGATGTGTTCGTCCCGCTGAGCTACCTGATCGGTGGTCAGCCGATGCTGGGCAAGGGCTGGATGATGCTGATGAACTGCCTGTCGGTGGGTCGTTCGATCTCGCTGCCTGCGGTGGGCACTGGCGCGGCCAAGTACACCAGTCTGGTGACCGGCCAGTACGCCAAGGTGCGCGAGCAATTCAATGTGCCGTTGTCGGCCTTTGAAGGCATTCAGGAAGCGTTGGCACGGATCGGCGGTAACGCCTGGCTGATGGACAGCGCACGCATGTTGACCGCCAATGCAGTCGATCTGGGCGAGAAGCCATCGGTACTGTCGGCAATCCTCAAGTACCACCTGACCGAACGCGGCCGCGAATGCATCGGCCACGCCATGGACGTGCACGGTGGCAAGGGCATCATCATGGGCCCGAACAACTATCTGGGTCGCAACTGGCAAGGCGCGCCGATTTTCATCACCGTTGAAGGCGCCAATATTCTTTCGCGCAACCTGATGATTTTCGGCCAGGGCGCGATTCGTTGCCATCCGTTCGTACTCAAGGAAATGGCGCTGGCTGGACGCGAAGACAAACAACAGGCACTGGCCGAGTTCGACACCTTACTGCTCAAGCACATCGGTTTTGCAGTGAGCAACGCGGCCAGCACGCTGATTCTCAACCTCGGCTTCGGGCACTTTGAACGCGTGCCGGGCAACAGTCTGAGCCAGGGCTATTTCCGCGCACTGAACCGTCAGGCGGCGGCATTTGCCATGCTGGCGGATTTGAGCATGATGCTGCTGGGCGGCGAACTGAAGCGTCGCGAACGACTGTCGGCACGCCTGGGTGATGTACTCAGCCACATGTACCTGGCGTCGGCAGCCCTCAAGCGCTATCACGATCTCGGCTCGCCGGACCACATGAGCCCGCTGTTTCGCTGGGCAATGGAAGAAAGCCTTGGGCACTCGGAACGTGCGATGGACGAGATTCTCAGCAACTTCCCCAACCGGGTACTGGGCGGATTGCTACGTGCAGTAGTGTTCCCGTTCGGCCGTCGCCACAAGGGGCCATCGGACAAACTGGACGCCGAAGTTGCGCAAGTGCTGGGCCGTACCAAGGGCGATCCGACCCTGGAAGAGTTGCTGGCTGGCTGCTATCGCCCGCAATCGGCAGAAGACCCGGTCGGTGCATTGCAACATGCTGTCGATCTGCTGAGTACTGCTTACCCGCTGCACAAGAAACTGCAAGTGGCGCTCAAAAGTGGCCAGGTCAAACCCGAGGCAGGCGAGCACGCTATCGACGCGGCATTGCGCATCGGTGTGTTGCAGGCTGACGAGGTGCAGACCTTGCGTGCAGCCGAAGCGGCGCGTCGTGTGGTGATCGACGTGGACGATTTCGACAAGGAAGAACTGACCCTGACAGCGGGCAAAATCCGCTAA
- a CDS encoding PA2817 family protein — MADATLDYQLGLLAHLRSILVALGEAEQVPEESHALFMERFDELVEQLPLDPIESQYLGQDILCQVIQRYPQIAHLVPRDLLWFFAGDCLHFMPDDEIELYQALEERRYEAEQNDEPFDWNQEKQLLAMSAQGSTH; from the coding sequence ATGGCCGACGCCACTCTCGACTACCAACTGGGCCTGCTGGCACATCTGCGCAGCATTCTGGTCGCGCTGGGCGAGGCCGAGCAGGTTCCGGAAGAAAGTCATGCGCTGTTCATGGAGCGCTTTGACGAACTGGTCGAACAACTGCCGCTGGACCCGATTGAAAGCCAGTACCTGGGCCAGGATATTCTCTGTCAGGTGATCCAGCGTTATCCGCAGATCGCCCATCTGGTGCCTCGCGACCTGCTGTGGTTCTTCGCCGGAGACTGCCTGCATTTCATGCCGGATGATGAGATCGAGCTGTATCAGGCGCTGGAAGAACGTCGCTACGAAGCCGAGCAGAACGATGAGCCGTTTGACTGGAATCAGGAAAAACAGCTGCTGGCGATGTCTGCGCAAGGCAGCACTCACTAA
- a CDS encoding pirin family protein, with protein sequence MTQFRKVLSIHAGQPASDGAGVSLTRVFGGRGVEQFDPFLMLDEFGSDKPDDYIAGFPPHPHRGFETVTYMLEGRMRHEDHMGNVGLLQSGGVQWMTAARGIIHSEMPEQEEGTMRGFQLWLNLPGKNKLADASYQDIQPENVPRLTTESGVGVVVIAGHFDDGNLRQAGAVQRPDTEPLYLDFHLPAGSSINPQVPEGHRALLYVYEGSIEVEGSSQSVGLRQMARLSDQGELRIGSPGGARVLLIAGKPLLEPIVQYGPFVMNTKEEIEQAIRDFREDRLTA encoded by the coding sequence ATGACTCAATTTCGTAAAGTGCTGTCCATCCATGCTGGCCAACCGGCGTCCGATGGCGCAGGTGTAAGCCTGACTCGCGTATTCGGCGGCCGGGGCGTAGAGCAATTCGACCCGTTTCTTATGCTCGACGAGTTCGGCTCGGACAAGCCCGATGACTACATTGCGGGCTTCCCGCCTCATCCGCATCGTGGTTTCGAGACCGTGACCTACATGCTTGAAGGCCGGATGCGCCACGAAGACCACATGGGCAATGTCGGCCTGCTGCAGAGCGGCGGCGTGCAATGGATGACCGCGGCACGCGGAATCATCCACAGCGAGATGCCTGAACAGGAAGAAGGCACCATGCGTGGCTTCCAGCTGTGGCTGAACCTGCCAGGCAAGAACAAGCTGGCTGACGCCAGTTATCAGGATATACAGCCGGAAAATGTTCCTCGCCTGACCACAGAGTCCGGTGTCGGGGTGGTGGTGATCGCCGGTCATTTCGATGACGGCAACCTTCGCCAGGCCGGCGCAGTGCAGCGCCCGGACACCGAGCCGCTGTATCTGGACTTTCATTTACCAGCTGGCAGCAGCATCAACCCCCAGGTGCCCGAAGGCCACCGCGCGTTGTTGTATGTGTATGAAGGCAGCATCGAGGTCGAAGGCAGCAGCCAATCGGTTGGTCTGCGTCAAATGGCGCGCCTGTCTGACCAGGGCGAGCTGCGGATCGGCAGTCCCGGCGGCGCGCGAGTGCTGTTGATTGCAGGCAAACCCCTGCTTGAGCCAATCGTCCAGTACGGGCCGTTCGTGATGAACACCAAGGAAGAGATCGAGCAGGCGATTCGTGATTTCCGGGAAGATCGTTTGACGGCTTGA
- a CDS encoding patatin-like phospholipase family protein: MPDPAVQNNVVSSHVEPVTGLILSGGGARAAYQVGVLAGIADLLPAGSPNPFPVIVGTSAGAINAVKLASGALHFRIAIHQLTEFWQSFRSHQVLRSDWSGVIHQASRFFGRSLMGFGRNIPVALLNSSPLRDLLNERLDLSGIEAAINAHHLRAVAVTAFGYESGQAVTFYQGRGTIEPWLRHRRTGRPTQLTVDHLLASSAIPLLFAPVMLDQEYFGDGAVRQSAPISPALHLGANRVLVVGVSGNPRGLKTERPAPRPPSGVQPTLAQISGHMLNSTFIDNLESDIELLERLNTASALLPDEQIRQPGMEPVEVLVISPSRPLDEIAARHRRELPPALRTFLRGPGATKSSGASVLSYLLFESGYCSELIELGRHDAIAQGAELKRFLRLK; encoded by the coding sequence ATGCCAGATCCTGCCGTTCAGAACAACGTAGTGAGCAGTCATGTCGAGCCTGTAACCGGGCTCATTCTGTCCGGCGGCGGCGCGCGTGCCGCCTATCAGGTGGGGGTCCTTGCAGGTATCGCCGACCTGTTGCCTGCCGGCTCGCCCAATCCCTTTCCGGTCATCGTCGGTACGTCGGCTGGCGCAATCAATGCCGTGAAGCTGGCCAGCGGTGCGTTGCATTTTCGCATCGCCATTCACCAGTTGACCGAGTTCTGGCAGTCATTTCGCAGTCATCAGGTATTGCGCAGCGACTGGTCGGGTGTGATTCATCAGGCCAGCCGGTTTTTCGGACGCAGCCTGATGGGCTTCGGGCGCAACATTCCGGTGGCCTTGCTCAACAGCTCGCCGCTACGTGACCTGCTCAATGAGCGACTGGACCTTTCCGGGATCGAAGCCGCCATCAACGCCCACCATCTGCGCGCGGTAGCGGTAACAGCTTTCGGCTACGAGTCGGGGCAGGCGGTCACGTTCTATCAAGGTCGGGGCACCATAGAGCCCTGGCTGCGTCATCGGCGCACCGGCCGGCCGACACAGCTGACCGTGGATCACCTGCTGGCCAGTTCGGCCATCCCCTTGTTGTTCGCCCCCGTGATGCTGGATCAGGAGTACTTTGGTGATGGCGCTGTGCGTCAGTCCGCACCGATCAGCCCCGCGCTGCACCTCGGCGCCAACCGTGTGCTGGTGGTGGGCGTCAGCGGCAATCCGCGCGGGCTCAAGACTGAAAGGCCTGCACCGCGCCCGCCGAGCGGCGTTCAGCCTACTCTGGCGCAGATCAGCGGTCACATGCTCAACAGCACGTTCATTGATAATCTGGAAAGCGATATCGAGTTGCTGGAACGGCTGAACACGGCCAGCGCGCTGTTGCCCGACGAGCAGATCAGGCAACCGGGGATGGAGCCGGTGGAAGTACTGGTGATTTCCCCAAGCCGCCCGCTGGACGAAATCGCCGCCCGTCACCGCCGCGAATTACCACCGGCACTGCGCACCTTTTTGCGCGGCCCGGGCGCGACCAAGAGCAGCGGTGCCAGTGTCCTCAGTTATCTGTTGTTTGAATCGGGCTATTGCAGCGAGTTGATCGAGCTCGGTCGTCATGATGCGATTGCCCAAGGCGCCGAACTGAAGCGGTTCCTGCGCCTGAAGTGA
- a CDS encoding lipid A biosynthesis lauroyl acyltransferase, with protein sequence MDRPRFKASFLHPRFWPLWLGLGLLWLIVQLPFRVLLVMGRALGAIMYCVATDRKNIASRNLELCFPQLSAAERKRLLKENFASTGVAFFEMAMSWWWSRARLAKLAHVEGLEHLQQAQQKGEGVILMALHFTTLEIGAALLGQQHTIDGMYREHKSPLFDFIQRRGRERHNLDSLAVERDDVRGMLKLLRAGRAIWYAPDQDYGAKQSVFVPLFGIQAATVTATSKFARLGRAQVVPFTQQRLADGSGYRLVIHPPLEDFPGESDEADCLRINQWVEKAITECPEQYLWAHRRFKSRPAGEPKLYTKHK encoded by the coding sequence ATGGATCGCCCGCGCTTTAAAGCCAGTTTCCTTCACCCCCGTTTCTGGCCGTTGTGGCTGGGGCTGGGGCTTTTGTGGCTGATTGTCCAGTTGCCGTTTCGGGTCTTGCTGGTCATGGGTCGTGCGTTGGGCGCGATCATGTATTGCGTGGCCACTGATCGAAAAAATATCGCCTCACGCAATCTGGAGCTGTGCTTCCCGCAGTTGTCCGCCGCCGAGCGCAAGCGCCTGCTGAAGGAAAACTTTGCCTCCACGGGTGTCGCCTTCTTTGAAATGGCCATGAGCTGGTGGTGGTCCAGAGCGCGATTGGCAAAGCTGGCCCATGTCGAAGGGCTTGAACATTTGCAACAGGCTCAGCAGAAGGGCGAGGGCGTGATTCTGATGGCATTGCACTTCACCACGCTGGAAATCGGCGCGGCGCTATTGGGCCAGCAGCACACCATCGACGGCATGTACCGCGAGCACAAGAGCCCGCTGTTCGACTTCATTCAGCGTCGTGGTCGCGAGCGTCACAATCTCGACTCCCTGGCCGTCGAGCGCGACGATGTGCGCGGCATGCTCAAGTTGCTGCGCGCCGGACGTGCCATCTGGTACGCGCCGGATCAGGACTATGGCGCGAAACAGAGCGTGTTCGTGCCACTGTTCGGTATTCAGGCCGCGACGGTGACCGCCACCAGCAAGTTCGCCCGATTGGGTCGTGCGCAAGTGGTGCCGTTCACCCAGCAGCGTCTCGCCGATGGCAGTGGTTATCGGTTGGTGATTCATCCTCCGCTGGAAGATTTTCCGGGTGAGAGCGACGAAGCGGATTGCCTGCGCATCAACCAGTGGGTAGAAAAGGCCATTACCGAATGCCCGGAACAATATCTTTGGGCCCATCGACGTTTCAAAAGTCGACCGGCAGGTGAACCGAAGCTATACACCAAGCATAAATAA
- the minC gene encoding septum site-determining protein MinC: MSQIESQNPEPVFQLKGSMLAITVMELTRANLEALDRQLAAKVAQAPNFFSNTPLILALDKLAPHEGPVDLPGLVRICRQHGLRTLAIRANRIEDIAAAIAVDLPVLPPSGARERVLDPVEAEAPKKVPEKPPEPIIKPTRVITAPVRGGQQIYAQGGDLVVVAPVSPGAELLADGNIHVYGPMRGRALAGIKGDTRARIFCQQLSAELISIAGQYKVSEDLRRDPLWGSPVQISLSGDVLNIIRL; this comes from the coding sequence ATGAGCCAGATTGAATCGCAAAACCCGGAACCCGTATTTCAGCTCAAGGGCAGCATGCTCGCCATCACCGTGATGGAGCTGACCCGAGCCAACCTCGAAGCGCTCGACAGGCAACTGGCGGCGAAAGTGGCGCAGGCCCCCAATTTCTTCAGCAATACACCGTTGATTCTCGCGCTCGACAAGCTCGCCCCCCACGAAGGGCCGGTGGATTTGCCCGGTCTGGTGCGCATCTGTCGCCAGCACGGCCTGCGTACCCTGGCGATCCGTGCCAATCGTATCGAAGACATCGCTGCGGCCATCGCCGTCGATCTGCCAGTGCTGCCGCCGTCCGGTGCCCGCGAGCGCGTGCTGGACCCGGTCGAAGCCGAAGCGCCGAAAAAGGTCCCGGAAAAACCGCCTGAACCCATCATCAAGCCGACCCGCGTGATCACCGCTCCGGTACGCGGCGGCCAGCAGATCTATGCCCAGGGTGGCGATCTGGTCGTGGTCGCTCCGGTCAGTCCCGGTGCGGAACTTCTGGCCGATGGAAACATCCATGTGTACGGCCCAATGCGCGGCAGGGCACTGGCAGGTATCAAGGGTGACACGCGGGCACGGATCTTCTGCCAGCAACTCAGCGCCGAGCTGATTTCGATCGCCGGGCAATATAAGGTCTCCGAGGACCTGCGCCGGGACCCGTTATGGGGCTCGCCGGTCCAGATAAGCCTTTCCGGTGATGTGTTGAACATCATTCGTCTTTAA
- the minD gene encoding septum site-determining protein MinD, which yields MAKILVVTSGKGGVGKTTTSAAIGTGLALRGHKTVIVDFDVGLRNLDLIMGCERRVVYDFVNVVNGEANLQQALIKDKKIENLFVLAASQTRDKDALTKEGVEKVLMELKETFEFVVCDSPAGIETGAHLAMYFADEAIVVTNPEVSSVRDSDRMLGLLASKSRRAELGQDPIKEHLLLTRYNPERVSKGEMLGVEDVKEILAVTLLGVIPESQAVLKASNQGVPVILDDQSDAGQAYSDAVDRLLGKTLEHRFLDVNKKGFFERLFGGK from the coding sequence TTGGCCAAGATTCTCGTAGTTACATCCGGCAAGGGTGGTGTGGGCAAGACCACTACCAGCGCCGCCATCGGTACAGGTCTCGCACTGCGTGGCCACAAGACAGTCATCGTCGACTTCGACGTCGGCCTGCGTAACCTCGACCTGATCATGGGCTGCGAGCGTCGTGTGGTGTATGACTTCGTCAACGTGGTCAATGGCGAAGCCAACCTGCAGCAGGCCTTGATCAAGGACAAGAAGATCGAGAACCTGTTTGTTCTGGCCGCGAGCCAGACCCGTGACAAGGATGCACTGACCAAGGAGGGCGTTGAAAAAGTCCTCATGGAATTGAAGGAAACCTTCGAATTCGTGGTTTGCGACTCGCCGGCCGGCATCGAGACCGGTGCTCATCTGGCGATGTACTTCGCCGATGAAGCGATTGTCGTGACCAACCCTGAAGTTTCGTCGGTACGCGACTCTGACCGCATGCTGGGGCTGCTGGCCAGCAAATCGCGTCGCGCCGAACTGGGCCAGGACCCGATCAAGGAACACCTGCTGCTTACGCGTTACAACCCTGAGCGCGTCAGCAAGGGCGAGATGCTGGGCGTGGAAGACGTCAAGGAAATCCTCGCTGTGACCCTGCTGGGCGTGATTCCAGAGTCCCAGGCGGTTCTCAAGGCGTCCAACCAGGGCGTGCCGGTCATTCTGGATGACCAGAGCGATGCAGGTCAGGCCTATAGCGATGCGGTCGACCGCCTGCTGGGCAAAACACTTGAGCACCGTTTTCTGGATGTGAATAAGAAAGGATTCTTTGAACGTCTGTTCGGGGGTAAATGA
- the minE gene encoding cell division topological specificity factor MinE → MNIFDFFRDRKKESTASVAKERLQIIVAHERGQRSTPDYLPALQKELVEVIRKYVNIESDQVQVALESQGSCSILELNITLPDR, encoded by the coding sequence ATGAATATTTTTGACTTCTTTCGTGACCGCAAAAAAGAAAGCACGGCCTCGGTAGCGAAAGAGCGTCTACAGATCATCGTTGCCCACGAACGTGGCCAGCGGAGTACCCCGGACTACCTTCCTGCGTTGCAGAAAGAGCTGGTGGAAGTGATCCGTAAATACGTCAATATCGAGTCTGATCAGGTTCAGGTCGCTCTGGAAAGCCAGGGCAGCTGTTCGATTCTGGAACTCAATATCACCCTGCCAGATCGCTGA
- a CDS encoding RluA family pseudouridine synthase yields the protein MPLSNIRIIHQDAAVLVIDKPTLLLSVPGRADDNKDCLITRLQENGFPEARIVHRLDWETSGIILLARDADTHRELSRQFHDRETEKAYTALCWGQPSLDSGSIDLPLRYDPPTKPRHVVDHEGGKHALTFWKVVERHDTYCRVELTPITGRSHQLRVHMLSIGHPLLGDGLYAHPEALAAYPRLCLHASMLSFTHPGTGERLTFECPAPF from the coding sequence ATGCCGTTGTCGAACATCCGCATCATCCATCAGGACGCTGCCGTTCTGGTGATCGATAAGCCTACCCTGCTGCTTTCCGTCCCCGGCCGCGCCGATGACAACAAGGATTGCCTGATTACCCGCCTGCAGGAAAACGGTTTTCCCGAGGCCCGCATTGTCCATCGTCTGGACTGGGAAACGTCCGGGATCATCCTGCTGGCGCGTGATGCCGACACGCATCGCGAACTGTCGCGTCAGTTTCATGACCGCGAAACCGAAAAAGCCTACACCGCACTGTGCTGGGGCCAGCCGTCGCTGGACAGCGGCAGCATCGACCTGCCCTTGCGCTACGACCCGCCGACCAAGCCGCGCCATGTGGTGGACCACGAAGGCGGCAAGCATGCGCTGACGTTCTGGAAGGTTGTGGAGCGGCATGACACGTACTGCCGCGTCGAGCTCACGCCGATCACCGGCCGCTCGCATCAACTGCGCGTGCACATGCTGTCAATCGGGCATCCGCTGCTGGGCGATGGTCTGTACGCCCACCCCGAGGCGCTGGCGGCGTATCCGCGCCTGTGCCTGCATGCCAGCATGTTGAGCTTCACGCATCCGGGTACCGGCGAGCGTCTTACCTTCGAATGCCCTGCGCCTTTTTGA